The window TTCATCATCTGATAAATCGCTTTCTATTTCAGTAAATGAATCTTTTTCAATGCTGATTTCTGCTGATTTATCGCCAATGCAAATGATACCGTTGAAGCCTTCATTTTCAATATTTAAAAAATCTATTTTGTTACCGAATTCGTCAGTTACATTTGCTAAAAATTGGTCAAGTGCATTCATAACATTTAATTTTTTCGACTTTTACGGTTAACCGTAAATCAGGTTTTTCAATTATTAATTACCTTTGTCGTTGTTGTTGTTGTTAATTATAAAGCAAATATAAAGAACTTTATATTAATTAAGCAAATCTTAATATAAAGAAATTTATATTAAATAAGTAACTAATTGAAAATCAACGGTAAAAAATGAGTGTATCAAATAGGTTTAAGCTCTTTATAGCATATTTAAAGGCTAATAAATTAATAAAAACTCAAAAAGAGTTGGGTTATTTACTTGGTTTTGAGACTGAATCAGCTTTTTCTCAAGTTGTTAATGGTAAAGTTCCATTTTCAGAAACTTTATATAATAAATTAAGAACTTTATATAATTTTCTTAACATTGAATGGCTCCGTAATGATGAAGGTGAGATGTTTAAGAAGAGTGAAAAAAATGTTAGTGATTATAAGCATTTAGATGGTAAATTTTCAGAGACAAAAAGATTCCCTAAAGAAGTGATTATTATTACAGCAAAAGCAGGTTTGAATTTGCAGTCAAACTATTATGCAGATGAGTTATTACAAGATTTGGAAAAAAGAGTGATTTATTTAGATCATGATGCAAAAGGAAGGTATTTCGAGATTGATTGCATCGGTGATTCAATGAATGATGGATCAATTGATTCAATTGCCAATGGTGATAAATTATTACTAAGAGAAATTCCAAAAATATACTGGAAAGACAAATTCCATATCAATAAATGGGATTTTACATTCTTTCATTATGATAAAGGATTTATTACCAAGAGAATCAAGGAACATAATATTGAAACTGGCGATTTACTTTTAGAGTCAAGAAACCCGGATAAAGAACATTATCCTGATTTTTGGATAAATTTGAAAGAATGTGCTATTGTTACAAATGTTGTGGAAGTTAGAAGGCAAAAGGGAGTCTTCTATTAACTTTAATTATTATAATATGAAAAAAACAATCTTATTTTTTATTTTTTTATCAGGCATAATCTTTGGTCAGGAAAAGGCTGTGACCGCATCTGGTAAAAATGTGATTTTGAATAGTGATAATACTTGGAAATTTGATGAACAACATAATTCAGGTTTGAACCCGGAATACTTCAAATCCAATAATAAAAATATGGTAGTTGGCATATTTGATAAAATTCAAATACCTATAAAGAACGGGGAAGAAAAAAATGTGGATGTCTACTTTGAATTTCTTTCTACTACAGATCAATTCTCTAATATTTCAGTCAATAAAATTCAAAAAATGATTGACTATTCCAGAGATTATTTATTATCAGGACTTAAAAATAAATATTCTTTTGTTCCACGAAAGGTAAAAGTATCATATAGTGACTCTAAAAAAGCTTGGTTGATCATTTGGGATTATACAGCGAAGAATTCTTATGGAGGCGATGTTGCTGGAGATAAACTACTATTATACAATAATGATTTGGAGCGTGTAGAAATATGAAAGTGATTTTTATATTTTTAATTTGTGTATCAAATATATTATTAGCACAGAATAAAAAAGATCAAAATAAATCAACTGGAATTTATACAACCAGCTATAAACTTTGTGATATCTCATATGATTTTGAAATTTCTATAATTATTGATACAGATAGAAACATAAAATACAAGGATATAAGTTTTCATGCAATAAATAGAATGATTTATGATTTCTACGCTAAATTTTTATACACAGAGAATGGAGAGTCAGTCGTCGAAAGGATTTTAGTTGAAAATCATGAAAAAGGTTTTTCAATTAGTGTAGAATTTAAAGACGCAATTAAAAACAGATACAGTTATTTTACTAAGATATATGATTTTGAAGGGAAATATATATTAAATCAAAATTAAATTAGCTGATTAATAGAATACTAAAACGAATACAAAACGAATATATACCGAATATTTTTAGTTAAGGAAAAAAGCTCTATCTTTGCCACACAATATCGCGGGATGGAGCAGTAGGTAGCTCGTTGGGCTCATAACCCAAAGGTCATCGGTTCGAGTCCGGTTCCCGCTACTAAGTATAACGTTTTCGGTAAGCGTTTCAAAAATATACCGCGGGGTAGAGCAGTAGGTAGCTCGTCGGGCTCATAACCCGGAGGTCGCACGTTCGAGTCGTGTCCCCGCTACCAACAGGAGAATCAGAAATGGTTCTCCTTTTTTTGTTATTAATATTATGATGTAAAATAAAATATCCCGCTTCGAAAAGAAACGGGATATTTTTATTTTGTTTAACGGTTAGTTTAATAAAGTATCAAATGGAGCCAGTTTAAAATCCTCAGATTTTACCTGCTCAAAATAAGATGCTTTTGCTGTACCTCTCAATTTACCTGCTGCTTTTGAAGCTGCTGTGAAATCGGTATCGATTTTAGTGGCAATTTCTGTAGGTTTAAAATCTTTTTTTACTGAGTCATCTTCTACTCCCAAATAGCCGTTTTTCTTTGTTAAATAATTGATGAAGTTATCGTAATTACCTAAAGTATTTCTGAAATATAGAGTATGGTAGTTCATGCATTTTGATGCTTTTTTAGAAGATTTGTTGACAATACAACTCGCCATATTTCCTCTGTAAAGATCAAATTCTAATGCAACAGCATCATATTCTTTTTTAAGAGCGGTGGTACCATTAGTAAGAATGGAATTATCATTTTGCGATTCGCTTATTTTTTTCAAATGTTCCACAACTAAAGGAACGGTTCTTTCAATTTTTGATTTTGCTTCTGCAACCGATCCGAAAACTGAAGATGTTTGTGCTGATGTTACATTAAATATCAACAACATTAAGACAGAAAATAGAGTATATCTTTTCATTAGAAATTTTTAAAGCACTAAAATAAATATATTTTCTCATTCTGTGCATATTCATTTTGATTTTATTTAATAAAATTTAACAAGTTTTAAGAATTTATATTCAAATGAAGCGATTCTCTGATGATTAATAATTGTCTATTTTCTATTAATTGAAAATTTAACATATTTTAATGTTTTTTATTTGTTTGATTTTCAATTAGTTGATTCTTTTAATTTTTTATCACTAAAAAAATAGTTGTTCGAGTTAAAAATATTTCTACATTTGTATAACTAATTTATTAGTGATACGATTTTTTTAGTAATTTTATCACAACAAATTAAAATTCAGTTTATGATCATTCAGACCTTAACAAAAGCAGAAGAACAGGTAATGCAGTTTTTATGGAAACTTGAAAAAGGTTTTCTAAAAGATGTTTTGGATCTTTATCCCGAACCCAAGCCGCATACCAATACCGTTTCTACGATTCTGAAAGTGTTGAAAGATAAAGAGTTTGTAGATTATAATGTGTACGGAAGACAGCACGAATATTTTCCTTTGGTTACAAAAGAGCAGTATTCCGGGAAAACGATGAAAAGTCTGGTGAAAAATTATTTTAAAGGTTCTTATAAAAGCGCTGTTTCTTTTTTGGTTGAAAAAAACGAAATGACCGTTGAAGACCTTGAAATGCTATTAAGCGAACTTAAAAACAAAGACTAATATGGAAGCTCTCCTTTTTTACTTCGGAAAAGTGATTATCTGTTCGGGTGTAATGTTTTTGTATTATCAATTGTCTTTAAAAGACAAGACTTTTCATCATTATAACAGATTTTATCTTTTGTCTGCAATGTTGATTTCGATTTTGCTGCCTCTTATTAAAGTGGAAGATTTTACGATTGAAGTTAATGAGAATCTTTTTTTGTTGCTTAATAAGCTACAGAATTTAAATACAACTAATACTATAGATCATGGTTACACTTATTTTAGAATTATTCTTTCAGGTTTGGGACTGGTTTCTCTCTATTTTTTAGGGAAATTCATGTACGGGATTTTCAGAATCCAACAACTCAAAAGCCAGTTTGAAAAAGAAAGTTTTGAAGGGGTAAATTTTTACCAGACCGACCTTTCTGAAGCTCCGTTTTCGTACTTTAAAAATCTTTTCTGGAAAAACTCTATCGTTATCAACTCGGAGGTTGGAAAGCAGATTTTAAAGCACGAAATGGTTCATATTGAACAAAAACACTCTATCGACAAAATATTTATAGAGATTCTCACTTCTGTTTTTTGGTTCAATCCATTTTTTCATATT is drawn from Chryseobacterium muglaense and contains these coding sequences:
- a CDS encoding BlaI/MecI/CopY family transcriptional regulator, whose amino-acid sequence is MIIQTLTKAEEQVMQFLWKLEKGFLKDVLDLYPEPKPHTNTVSTILKVLKDKEFVDYNVYGRQHEYFPLVTKEQYSGKTMKSLVKNYFKGSYKSAVSFLVEKNEMTVEDLEMLLSELKNKD